The Nicotiana tabacum cultivar K326 chromosome 5, ASM71507v2, whole genome shotgun sequence sequence atttcttcattttcagtGTTGTCCGGTCTCCCTGCAAAAGAACGATGTAATTGatgatttaataatataaaattatcgGCAACAGCGGGAAGAGAGAAGATAGAGATTATGGGCGTAGATTAAGGAATTTTGTTGtaaaaaaggagagagaagaggagagggaaaaaaaaggaaagtgttatgataaatatcacattatgttggatgtctactcttcttccatgatcttcatctcaaatgtttaatgacatattttgtatgttcaatgacatattccatgacatattttcttcacatTTATGCCTACATAAagaccttgtaatagatagaaaaatacacacaattgaagaagaaataagaatctcttctCCTCTccttctctctatatctcttagtttgtttttacttgttctatattattattttgggttatattttataacacgttatcagcacgatgcTCTACCATCTCAAGAAGATCTTTGAGAAAATTAaggtataatttttctcaaatttgtatttttttaattatgtctgatattatgaaaagaaagttcgttgcccttgaaatttcgggcaagaactatatgacatgggtattggatgctgaaatccatttagatgcaatgggtcttggagacgacattaaagataaagataaagcatctacccaagactgtgctaaggccttgattttcttgcgccatcacctGGATGAAGGGTTGAAAATTGAATATATCACAGTGaaagatccacttgttttgtggaatggTTTAAaagaaagatatgacaacttaaagttggtcactcttccacaagcacgatatgattgggctcatcttaggctccaagactttaagtctgtttctgaatataattctgctatgtttagaattacttctaaattgaaactctaTGGAGATAATATCAGtgactatgatatgcttgaaaaaacgtttacaatgtttcatgcctccaatatggtcttgCAACAGCAGTACCAAGAGAAAGGCTTCACAAAGTACTCTTAGTTGATTTCTCTTCTACTTGTGGCTGAACGAAACAATGAATTGCTTATGAGAAATCACGAAAATCGACCCACTGGGTCTACATCATTACCTAAAGAGGATGAAGTGTATTCCCATTATGCTAATCGTGGAAAAGGTCGTGACCATATTCGTGGTCGTGGCCATATCCAAGGAAGAAAATTTCCTGGTGTTAATCATCCTCCACCGAAAAATAACTTCCAAAAATGGAAAGGGAAAGATAAGAAGCGAAACGCAGAGGGTTCAAAAACTAAATGCCATCGTTGCGGTGGAAAAGGGCATTGGGCAAATATTTATCGCATACCAAAATATTTGGTTGaactttatcaagcatctctGAAGAATAAAGGTCCTGAAGCCAATCTTGTCTATGacaatgaatttgacatcacccacttggatgtgACAGATTTTTTTGAGCACCCTGATAAAAAAATAAACCACTTGATCGGTGATGGATCTGTGGTAAGAGATGATTGAGCAATTTAATTTTTATGCTTTCATATTCGTAGTATGTAATGAATAAACATCTCGTAATATTTATTGCACTTTATAATTCTTCTTATGTAGTTCTTAAGAATATTTTTATTTCCGAAATTTtataaatttcacaaacaaggagTAATATCCTATTAATTAGTATTCTAGTCTCAGTgatcttttaacaattttaactTTCCTTTGTGTTGCTTTAATTCTCTTTAAGAAAATGTTTACAAGCACCCTGGAACAACTTTTGTTACTTCaccctcaatttttttttatgagTATGTTCTTTTCTTACatgaatcatttatttttcatacaatatgtaggaaaatgcaaataatttatacatgtaaataaatttgttgtagttgtattagTCATATGTGTACTTGTATTATTTTTTGcgtaattatttgtataataattagAATTTGCCAGAAAATGCATTAAAGGCTGC is a genomic window containing:
- the LOC107805690 gene encoding uncharacterized protein LOC107805690; the protein is MRNHENRPTGSTSLPKEDEVYSHYANRGKGRDHIRGRGHIQGRKFPGVNHPPPKNNFQKWKGKDKKRNAEGSKTKCHRCGGKGHWANIYRIPKYLVELYQASLKNKGPEANLVYDNEFDITHLDVTDFFEHPDKKINHLIGDGSVVRDD